The Streptomyces sp. NBC_01255 genome window below encodes:
- a CDS encoding DUF4166 domain-containing protein translates to MGGAAFERLHPELQRRFSVGLASGELCVGRGVMDRVWHGRAFVKPFLAVGGLRNILLPRTGRDVPFTIENVPYADSFGRETVTFVRTFALPGGPRRFDATMVHSPERGCVLDYLGTHQHLASDLHATAEPDGSLLIVSGEHRFREGPLDVRVPELVGGRAEVRESFDERTGRFRINVRVVNRYFGPLFGYEGSFTAEYADVGSHGVRAGLRPVREEVRA, encoded by the coding sequence ATGGGGGGCGCCGCCTTCGAGCGGCTCCACCCGGAGCTCCAGCGGCGCTTCTCGGTGGGGCTCGCGAGCGGGGAGCTGTGCGTCGGACGGGGCGTCATGGACCGCGTCTGGCACGGCCGGGCCTTCGTGAAACCGTTCCTCGCGGTCGGCGGACTGAGGAACATCCTGCTGCCCCGCACCGGCCGCGACGTCCCCTTCACCATCGAGAACGTGCCGTACGCCGACTCGTTCGGACGGGAGACCGTCACCTTCGTGCGGACCTTCGCCCTGCCCGGCGGCCCCCGGCGCTTCGACGCCACCATGGTCCACAGCCCCGAGCGGGGCTGCGTCCTCGACTACCTCGGCACCCACCAGCACCTCGCCAGCGATCTGCACGCGACCGCCGAGCCCGACGGCTCGCTGCTCATCGTCTCCGGCGAACACCGCTTCCGCGAGGGTCCGTTGGACGTGCGGGTCCCCGAACTGGTCGGTGGACGGGCCGAGGTCCGCGAGTCCTTCGACGAGCGCACCGGCCGCTTCCGCATCAACGTCCGGGTGGTCAACCGGTACTTCGGACCGCTCTTCGGCTACGAGGGGTCCTTCACCGCCGAGTACGCCGACGTAGGCTCCCACGGGGTGCGCGCGGGGCTGCGCCCGGTGCGCGAGGAGGTACGGGCGTGA
- a CDS encoding class I SAM-dependent methyltransferase has protein sequence MPTPSVGPEIIAFYSETIDESERLTGSADGVLEMVRTQELLRRYLPPAPARIVDIGGGPGAHARWLAKDGYEVDLIDPVPRHVEAAVAAGFRAELGDARALSAPDATYDVALVLGPLYHLLDHGDRIQALREAGRVVRPGGFVAAAAIGRYASLFEHVATTMLTVDRVRDAVADILVTGIHAPGRKGFTSSYFHTGDGLVTELSEAGLRDPVVYGIEGPVWAALKATEQYTRESLIDSPMFEAALTAARLAEPHPDLLAASSHMLAVARV, from the coding sequence ATGCCAACACCCTCCGTAGGTCCCGAGATCATCGCTTTCTACAGCGAGACCATCGACGAGTCCGAGCGGCTGACAGGCAGTGCCGACGGCGTCCTGGAGATGGTCCGCACGCAAGAGTTGCTGCGGAGGTATCTGCCTCCCGCGCCTGCCCGGATCGTCGACATCGGCGGCGGTCCCGGCGCGCACGCCCGGTGGCTCGCCAAGGACGGGTACGAGGTCGATCTCATCGATCCTGTGCCGCGCCACGTGGAGGCGGCGGTGGCGGCGGGCTTCCGTGCCGAACTGGGGGACGCGCGGGCGCTGAGTGCGCCCGACGCCACGTACGACGTGGCTCTCGTCCTCGGGCCGCTGTATCACCTGCTGGATCACGGCGACCGCATCCAGGCCTTGCGTGAGGCTGGCCGTGTCGTCCGCCCCGGCGGCTTCGTCGCCGCTGCGGCCATCGGCCGTTACGCCTCGCTCTTCGAGCACGTCGCCACCACCATGCTCACTGTCGACCGAGTGCGTGACGCCGTGGCCGACATCCTCGTCACGGGCATCCACGCGCCGGGCCGCAAGGGATTCACCAGCTCGTACTTCCATACGGGGGATGGGCTGGTCACGGAACTGAGCGAGGCTGGTCTGCGGGACCCGGTGGTGTACGGGATCGAGGGGCCGGTGTGGGCCGCTCTCAAAGCAACGGAGCAGTACACCCGCGAGAGCCTGATCGACTCGCCGATGTTCGAGGCGGCGCTGACGGCCGCCCGTCTTGCTGAACCCCACCCGGACCTGCTCGCGGCGAGCTCCCACATGCTCGCGGTCGCCAGGGTCTGA
- a CDS encoding GntR family transcriptional regulator yields MPLLKYEQIAESLRRRIADGEFGSGSLLPSSRDLCEQWGVSRATAIKAMEALRADGLVMPHQGRGFTVVEAPVARPAGGRGAGTSRTQGGMPFKRLGAPELLVPPSHIAEALGLESGVRALHRARLALMDDNRPHSYTVAWFPPDIADACPRLHQGGPIAEGTTHYVRRTTGRGPVRGADITSVRLATSAEAEHLRVKRPCAVAVVLHTAYDHEERPLVCEEGVTPEGTWERTDNYPMSQAD; encoded by the coding sequence ATGCCCCTTTTGAAATACGAGCAGATCGCGGAGAGCCTGCGACGCCGCATCGCCGACGGAGAGTTCGGTTCCGGCTCGCTCCTGCCGTCCAGCCGAGACCTGTGCGAGCAGTGGGGCGTTTCACGCGCAACCGCGATCAAGGCCATGGAGGCGCTGCGCGCCGACGGGCTCGTGATGCCGCATCAGGGTCGAGGATTCACCGTGGTCGAGGCTCCGGTGGCACGGCCGGCCGGTGGACGTGGCGCGGGGACCAGCAGGACTCAAGGAGGGATGCCGTTCAAGCGACTGGGTGCACCGGAGCTGCTCGTACCGCCCTCCCATATCGCCGAGGCCTTGGGCCTGGAGAGCGGCGTACGAGCGCTACACCGGGCCCGGTTGGCGCTCATGGACGACAACCGGCCGCACTCCTACACCGTGGCGTGGTTCCCGCCGGACATCGCCGACGCGTGCCCTCGCCTGCACCAGGGTGGCCCGATCGCGGAAGGAACCACTCACTACGTCCGACGCACCACCGGACGCGGGCCGGTTCGGGGCGCGGACATCACCTCGGTCCGCCTGGCAACCAGCGCCGAGGCGGAACACCTTCGAGTGAAACGACCCTGCGCTGTGGCGGTCGTACTGCACACCGCGTACGACCACGAAGAGAGGCCTCTGGTCTGCGAAGAAGGCGTCACGCCGGAGGGCACATGGGAGCGAACGGACAACTATCCGATGAGCCAAGCGGATTAA
- a CDS encoding MTH1187 family thiamine-binding protein — protein sequence MIVAFSVTPLGVGEEVGEYVADAVRVVRESGLPNRTDAMFTSVEGDDWDQVMDVVKRAVAAVEARAPRVSVVMKVDIRPGVTGGLTSKVETVERYLAG from the coding sequence GTGATCGTCGCGTTCTCGGTGACTCCCCTGGGCGTGGGGGAGGAGGTCGGCGAGTACGTCGCCGACGCCGTCCGGGTCGTCCGCGAGTCCGGGCTCCCGAACCGTACCGACGCCATGTTCACGTCCGTCGAAGGTGACGACTGGGACCAGGTCATGGACGTCGTGAAGCGTGCGGTCGCCGCCGTCGAGGCACGGGCGCCGCGTGTCTCGGTGGTCATGAAGGTCGACATCCGTCCGGGTGTCACAGGTGGCCTGACCTCGAAGGTCGAGACGGTGGAGCGGTACCTGGCCGGCTGA
- a CDS encoding DUF3817 domain-containing protein: MDIKTASSLHRLRLVSAPEAVSFLLLLVCSVLKRTTDFNAVPVMGAVHGVLFILYVLFWLDAWNRTKWSFGTAALYFVLSVLPFGGFYAERKLKREATDAVAASRAGAGDAVKA, translated from the coding sequence GTGGACATCAAGACTGCATCCTCCCTGCACCGGCTTCGGCTCGTCTCCGCGCCGGAGGCGGTGTCGTTCCTGCTGCTGCTCGTCTGCTCGGTGCTCAAGAGGACGACGGACTTCAACGCGGTGCCGGTCATGGGCGCGGTCCACGGCGTGCTGTTCATCCTGTACGTCCTCTTCTGGCTGGACGCCTGGAACCGCACCAAGTGGAGCTTCGGCACCGCCGCGCTCTACTTCGTCCTCTCGGTGCTGCCCTTCGGCGGCTTCTACGCCGAGCGGAAGCTGAAGCGCGAGGCCACCGACGCGGTCGCCGCCTCCCGCGCCGGCGCCGGGGACGCGGTGAAGGCGTGA
- a CDS encoding RNA-guided endonuclease InsQ/TnpB family protein, which produces MIRVYKFRLRPTLRQARALGEMLRDHCSLYNGALQERRDAYRHASKTNIKYADQSAQLKEIPAFDPDRQGRWSFSSQQATLRRLDKAFDAFFRRVKAGLTPGYPRFKGVGHFDTVLFPKDGDGCRWDSTPRDRQTRVRLQGIGHVRTHQHRPVRGRVKTISVKREGKHWFVVLACDEVPTEPLPASGSIIGIDMGVTHFLTTSNGEHLENPRYLEASAEALTVAQQHLSTFPKRTRMRSKKHRAAVRKIAKLHGRIRRQRRDHHHKTAKGLICGHDVIAHERLNIAGMTRAPKAKPDPDQPGAFLPNGAAAKAGLNRSILDVGWGQFLSILAQKAESAARRVIAVDARNTSRTCPRCGHVARENRVTQATFECTACGFLANADHVGALNVLSRAGLVLYAEA; this is translated from the coding sequence TTGATACGTGTCTACAAGTTCCGCCTTCGCCCCACCCTCCGGCAGGCCCGGGCCCTGGGCGAGATGCTGCGGGACCACTGCTCGCTCTACAACGGCGCGTTACAGGAGCGTCGGGACGCCTACCGGCACGCCTCGAAAACGAACATCAAGTACGCCGACCAGTCCGCTCAGCTCAAGGAGATCCCGGCGTTCGACCCGGATCGTCAGGGCCGGTGGTCGTTCAGCTCTCAGCAGGCAACGCTGCGCCGCCTGGACAAGGCGTTCGATGCGTTCTTCCGCCGGGTGAAGGCGGGTCTCACCCCCGGCTATCCCAGATTCAAGGGCGTGGGGCACTTCGACACGGTCCTGTTCCCGAAGGACGGGGACGGCTGCCGCTGGGACTCCACACCGCGTGACCGGCAGACCCGCGTGCGCTTGCAAGGCATCGGACACGTGCGGACACACCAGCACCGGCCGGTACGCGGGCGGGTCAAGACGATCAGCGTGAAGCGTGAGGGCAAACACTGGTTCGTGGTCCTCGCCTGCGATGAAGTGCCGACCGAGCCGCTTCCCGCCAGCGGGTCGATCATCGGTATCGACATGGGCGTGACGCACTTCCTCACCACATCGAACGGCGAGCATTTAGAGAATCCGCGCTACCTCGAAGCATCCGCTGAAGCGTTGACCGTCGCACAGCAGCACCTCTCGACGTTCCCCAAGCGCACCAGGATGAGGTCGAAGAAGCACCGGGCCGCAGTCCGCAAGATCGCCAAGCTGCACGGCAGAATTCGGCGTCAGCGACGTGACCATCACCACAAGACCGCGAAGGGGCTGATCTGCGGCCACGATGTGATCGCCCACGAGCGGCTGAACATCGCGGGTATGACCCGCGCTCCAAAGGCCAAGCCCGATCCCGATCAGCCCGGCGCGTTCTTGCCGAACGGCGCCGCCGCGAAAGCGGGCTTGAACCGCAGCATCCTCGACGTGGGTTGGGGACAGTTCCTGTCGATCCTGGCGCAGAAGGCTGAAAGTGCCGCTCGCCGCGTGATCGCAGTGGACGCCCGCAACACCTCCCGTACCTGCCCACGCTGTGGGCACGTCGCCAGGGAGAACCGCGTCACCCAAGCGACGTTCGAGTGCACGGCGTGCGGCTTCCTCGCGAACGCCGACCACGTCGGCGCGCTGAACGTACTCAGCAGGGCCGGGCTGGTCCTCTACGCGGAGGCATAG
- a CDS encoding AIM24 family protein produces the protein MATFRLQGSKVLAVSMTGDSVKAKNGSMVAYDGQMAFKKMSGGGEGLRGMVTRRLTGEQMEMMEVRGQGTCWFADRASEINLVSLHGEKLWVEASNLLCTDAGLRTGTTFTGMRGGATGNGLFTTTVEGTGQAAIMSDGPAVVLRVTPQYPLQVDPGAYIAHQGNLQQHFQSGVTFRTLMGEGGGEAFQIRFEGDGLVYVQPSERNTIGGDV, from the coding sequence GTGGCAACGTTCCGACTCCAAGGCAGCAAGGTGCTCGCGGTCTCCATGACCGGCGACTCCGTCAAGGCGAAGAACGGCTCGATGGTCGCCTACGACGGCCAGATGGCGTTCAAGAAGATGAGCGGTGGCGGTGAGGGCCTGCGCGGCATGGTCACCCGCCGGCTCACGGGTGAGCAGATGGAGATGATGGAGGTACGCGGGCAAGGCACCTGCTGGTTCGCCGACCGGGCCTCCGAGATCAACCTCGTGTCCCTGCACGGCGAGAAGCTCTGGGTCGAGGCGAGCAATCTGCTCTGCACCGACGCGGGGCTGCGCACCGGCACCACCTTCACGGGGATGCGCGGCGGCGCGACCGGCAACGGTCTCTTCACGACGACCGTCGAGGGCACCGGGCAGGCGGCGATCATGTCCGACGGCCCGGCGGTCGTGCTGCGGGTGACCCCGCAGTACCCGCTCCAGGTCGACCCGGGTGCGTACATCGCCCACCAGGGCAACCTCCAGCAGCACTTCCAGTCCGGTGTGACCTTCCGCACCCTCATGGGCGAGGGCGGCGGCGAGGCCTTCCAGATCCGCTTCGAGGGGGACGGCCTCGTGTACGTCCAGCCGAGCGAGCGGAACACGATCGGGGGCGACGTCTGA
- a CDS encoding AIM24 family protein, producing MPFREINAKMVEATVIPGQRMFSQRGAMLAYRGDVTFTPNMAGGQGGVMSMIGRRVAGEATPLMSVEGNGTVMFGHGGHHIQVIALTGDTLYVEADRLLAFDGTLEQGTMFMGSQGGVMGMVRGQVTGQGLFTTTLKGHGSVAVMAHGGVIELPITPGRPVHVDPQAYVAHHGDVRNKLSTALGWRDMVGRGSGEAFQLELSGSGAVYVQASEEKL from the coding sequence ATGCCGTTCCGCGAGATCAACGCGAAGATGGTCGAGGCGACCGTCATCCCCGGGCAGCGGATGTTCAGTCAGCGCGGGGCGATGCTCGCGTACCGCGGCGACGTCACTTTCACGCCGAACATGGCGGGCGGCCAGGGCGGCGTGATGTCGATGATCGGCCGCCGCGTGGCCGGCGAGGCGACGCCGCTGATGAGCGTCGAGGGCAACGGCACGGTGATGTTCGGGCACGGCGGCCACCACATCCAGGTGATCGCGCTGACGGGCGACACCCTGTACGTCGAGGCCGACCGGCTCCTCGCCTTCGACGGCACCCTGGAGCAGGGCACGATGTTCATGGGCTCGCAGGGCGGGGTCATGGGCATGGTCCGCGGCCAGGTGACCGGCCAGGGCCTCTTCACCACCACCCTCAAGGGCCACGGCTCGGTGGCCGTCATGGCGCACGGCGGGGTCATCGAGCTGCCCATCACCCCGGGCCGCCCGGTCCACGTGGACCCGCAGGCGTACGTGGCACACCACGGCGACGTACGGAACAAGCTCTCCACGGCGCTGGGCTGGCGCGACATGGTGGGGCGCGGCTCGGGCGAGGCGTTCCAGCTGGAGCTGAGCGGCAGCGGCGCGGTGTACGTCCAGGCCTCGGAGGAGAAGCTGTGA
- a CDS encoding AIM24 family protein, producing MSTPVIHDPTTLPSDDNVNAYTFCVELKGSQWFLQKGKMIAYYGRIEFNGIGHGRLDRLVRTSFHSPLHASDWVVAEGSGKMLLADRAFDVNSFDLDQGNLTIRSGNLLAYQPTLALKQSIVPGFVTLIGTGKFVAASNGPVVFMEPPMRVDPQALVGWADCPSPCHHYDHGYMTGVMGGVRALTGIGGTSGEEHQFEFVGAGTVLLQSTELLMPERSIGGPPAQAGVPGGHGAHGSGQAVPGSVPRLPGQLGDLQRRFGL from the coding sequence GTGAGCACCCCGGTGATCCACGACCCGACGACGCTTCCGTCGGACGACAACGTGAACGCGTACACCTTCTGCGTGGAGCTCAAGGGCTCCCAGTGGTTCCTGCAGAAGGGCAAGATGATCGCCTACTACGGGCGGATCGAGTTCAACGGCATCGGGCACGGGCGGCTCGACCGACTGGTCCGTACGTCGTTCCACTCGCCGCTGCACGCGAGCGACTGGGTGGTCGCGGAGGGCAGCGGCAAGATGCTGCTCGCGGACCGGGCCTTCGACGTGAACTCGTTCGACCTGGACCAGGGCAATCTGACGATCCGTTCGGGCAACCTCCTCGCCTATCAGCCCACGCTGGCGCTGAAGCAGTCGATCGTGCCGGGCTTCGTGACGCTGATCGGCACGGGGAAGTTCGTGGCCGCGTCGAACGGTCCGGTGGTCTTCATGGAGCCGCCGATGCGGGTGGACCCGCAGGCCCTTGTCGGCTGGGCGGACTGCCCGTCGCCGTGCCACCACTACGACCACGGCTACATGACGGGCGTGATGGGCGGCGTACGGGCCCTGACGGGGATCGGCGGCACCTCGGGCGAGGAGCACCAGTTCGAGTTCGTGGGCGCGGGCACGGTCCTGCTCCAGTCGACGGAGCTGCTCATGCCGGAGCGGTCGATCGGCGGGCCGCCCGCGCAGGCGGGTGTGCCGGGCGGACACGGAGCACACGGTTCCGGCCAGGCCGTGCCCGGCTCGGTACCGCGCCTTCCCGGCCAGCTCGGCGACCTCCAGCGGCGCTTCGGCCTGTGA
- a CDS encoding MarR family winged helix-turn-helix transcriptional regulator, which produces METETATPWLTDGEQCAWRTFLDVNRMLMHQLERDLQPFGLTMNDYEILVNLSESADRRLRMSDLATATLQSKSRLSHQITRMENAGLVRRENCESDRRGLYAVLTDDGMETMRKVAPHHVDSVRRHFIDQMGSEALGDLHESLKPIAEQLRGRRGKP; this is translated from the coding sequence ATGGAGACCGAGACGGCCACCCCGTGGCTCACCGACGGCGAGCAGTGCGCGTGGCGCACGTTCCTGGACGTCAACAGGATGTTGATGCACCAGCTGGAGAGGGATCTCCAGCCCTTCGGCCTGACGATGAACGACTACGAGATCCTGGTGAACCTCTCGGAGTCGGCGGACCGCCGGCTGCGCATGAGCGACCTCGCCACGGCCACCCTCCAGTCGAAGAGCCGGCTCTCCCACCAGATCACCCGGATGGAGAACGCGGGACTCGTCCGGCGCGAGAACTGCGAGTCCGACCGGCGCGGGCTGTACGCCGTCCTCACGGACGACGGCATGGAGACCATGCGCAAGGTCGCCCCGCACCACGTCGACTCGGTGCGCAGGCACTTCATCGACCAGATGGGCTCCGAGGCCCTCGGTGACCTCCACGAGTCCCTGAAGCCGATCGCGGAGCAGCTGCGCGGGCGCCGCGGCAAGCCGTAG
- the meaB gene encoding methylmalonyl Co-A mutase-associated GTPase MeaB, translated as MVDVPALVAQAREGRPRAVARLISLVEGASPHLREVMAALAPLTGNAYVVGLTGSPGVGKSTSTSALVSAYRKAGKRVGVLAVDPSSPFSGGALLGDRVRMSEHASDPGVYIRSMATRGHLGGLAWSAPQAIRVLDAAGCEVILVETVGVGQSEVEIASQADTSVVLLAPGMGDGIQAAKAGILEIGDLYVVNKADRDGADATARELNHMLGLGEARSAGDWRPPIVKTVAARGEGIDEVVEALEKHRAWMEEHGVLADRRRARAAREVETITITALRERIGDLHGDRRLDALAERIVAGELDPYAASDELVASLTGN; from the coding sequence ATGGTGGACGTCCCCGCACTCGTCGCCCAGGCGCGCGAGGGCAGGCCGCGGGCCGTGGCCCGGCTGATCTCGCTCGTGGAGGGGGCGTCCCCGCATCTGCGCGAGGTGATGGCGGCGCTCGCGCCGCTGACCGGCAACGCCTACGTGGTGGGCCTGACGGGCTCGCCCGGCGTCGGCAAGTCCACGTCGACCTCCGCGCTCGTCTCCGCGTACCGGAAGGCGGGCAAGCGGGTCGGCGTCCTGGCCGTCGACCCGTCCTCCCCCTTCAGCGGAGGAGCGCTGCTCGGCGACCGGGTCCGGATGTCCGAGCACGCCTCCGACCCGGGCGTCTACATCCGCTCCATGGCCACCCGTGGCCACCTGGGCGGTCTCGCCTGGTCCGCGCCGCAGGCCATCCGCGTCCTGGACGCGGCGGGCTGCGAGGTGATCCTCGTGGAGACGGTCGGCGTCGGGCAGTCCGAGGTCGAGATCGCCTCCCAGGCCGACACATCGGTCGTCCTCCTCGCGCCGGGCATGGGCGACGGGATCCAGGCCGCGAAGGCGGGCATCCTGGAGATCGGCGACCTGTACGTGGTGAACAAGGCCGACCGGGACGGCGCGGACGCCACCGCCCGGGAGCTCAACCACATGCTGGGCCTGGGCGAGGCGCGGTCCGCCGGTGACTGGCGGCCGCCGATCGTCAAGACGGTCGCGGCGCGCGGCGAGGGCATCGACGAGGTCGTGGAGGCCCTGGAGAAGCACCGAGCGTGGATGGAGGAGCACGGGGTGCTGGCGGACCGCCGCCGGGCCCGTGCCGCCCGCGAGGTCGAGACCATCACCATCACGGCCCTGCGCGAGCGCATCGGCGACCTGCACGGCGACCGGCGCCTGGACGCGCTGGCGGAGCGGATCGTCGCGGGCGAGCTCGACCCGTACGCGGCCTCCGACGAGCTGGTCGCGAGCCTGACGGGCAACTGA
- a CDS encoding acetyl-CoA C-acetyltransferase, with the protein MSGTTGTTSVIVAGARTPMGRLLGSLKSFSGADLGGFAIKAALDRAGIGGDQVQYVIMGQVLQAGAGQIPARQAAVKAGIPMNVPALTINKVCLSGLDAIALADQLIRAGEFDIVVAGGQESMTNAPHLLPKSREGFKYGAIEMLDAMAYDGLTDAFENIAMGESTEKHNTRLGIKRPEQDEIAALSHQRAAAAQKNGIFEAEITPVEIPQRKGEPVVFSKDEGIRAETTAESLGKLRPAFAKDGTITAGTSSQISDGAAAVVVMSKAKAEELGLDWIAEIGAHGNVAGPDNSLQSQPSNAILHALKKDGLTVEDLDLVEINEAFAAVAVQSMKDLGVTPEKVNVNGGAIALGHPIGMSGARVVLHLALELKRRGGGIGAAALCGGGGQGDALIVRVAGK; encoded by the coding sequence ATGTCTGGAACGACCGGTACCACCTCAGTGATCGTCGCGGGCGCCCGCACGCCCATGGGTCGCCTCCTCGGCTCGCTCAAGTCCTTCTCGGGCGCGGACCTCGGCGGCTTCGCGATCAAGGCCGCCCTCGACCGTGCGGGCATCGGCGGCGACCAGGTGCAGTACGTGATCATGGGCCAGGTGCTCCAGGCGGGCGCCGGGCAGATCCCCGCACGCCAGGCCGCCGTCAAGGCCGGCATCCCGATGAACGTCCCGGCCCTCACCATCAACAAGGTGTGTCTGTCGGGTCTCGACGCGATCGCCCTCGCCGACCAGCTGATCCGCGCGGGCGAGTTCGACATCGTCGTCGCCGGTGGCCAGGAGTCGATGACCAACGCCCCGCACCTGCTGCCGAAGTCCCGCGAGGGCTTCAAGTACGGCGCGATCGAGATGCTCGACGCGATGGCGTACGACGGCCTCACCGACGCCTTCGAGAACATCGCCATGGGCGAGTCCACGGAGAAGCACAACACCCGCCTCGGCATCAAGCGCCCCGAGCAGGACGAGATCGCCGCCCTCTCGCACCAGCGCGCCGCCGCCGCGCAGAAGAACGGCATCTTCGAGGCCGAGATCACCCCGGTCGAGATCCCGCAGCGCAAGGGCGAGCCGGTCGTCTTCTCCAAGGACGAGGGCATCCGCGCCGAGACCACCGCCGAGTCCCTCGGCAAGCTCCGCCCGGCCTTCGCGAAGGACGGCACCATCACCGCCGGCACCTCCTCGCAGATCTCCGACGGCGCCGCCGCCGTCGTCGTGATGAGCAAGGCCAAGGCCGAGGAGCTGGGCCTGGACTGGATCGCCGAGATCGGCGCCCACGGCAACGTGGCCGGCCCGGACAACTCGCTCCAGTCGCAGCCGTCCAACGCGATCCTCCACGCCCTGAAGAAGGACGGCCTGACCGTCGAGGACCTCGACCTGGTCGAGATCAACGAGGCCTTCGCCGCGGTCGCCGTCCAGTCAATGAAGGACCTCGGCGTTACCCCCGAGAAGGTGAACGTCAACGGCGGCGCCATCGCCCTGGGCCACCCCATCGGCATGTCCGGCGCCCGTGTGGTGCTGCACCTCGCCCTGGAGCTCAAGCGGCGCGGCGGCGGCATCGGCGCGGCGGCCCTCTGCGGCGGCGGCGGCCAGGGCGACGCGCTGATCGTCCGCGTCGCCGGCAAGTAA
- the mce gene encoding methylmalonyl-CoA epimerase, with the protein MLTRIDHIGIACFDLDKTVEFYRATYGFEVFHTEVNEEQGVREAMLKINETSDGGASYLQLLEPTREDSAVGKWLAKNGEGVHHIAFGTADVDGDAADIRSKGVRVLYDEPRIGSMGSRITFLHPKDCHGVLTELVTSAKPSADHSSAEH; encoded by the coding sequence ATGCTGACGCGAATCGACCACATCGGGATCGCCTGTTTCGACCTCGACAAGACTGTCGAGTTCTACCGTGCGACGTACGGATTCGAGGTGTTCCACACCGAGGTCAACGAGGAGCAGGGCGTCCGCGAGGCCATGCTCAAGATCAACGAGACCTCGGACGGCGGGGCCTCCTACCTCCAGCTCCTGGAGCCGACCCGGGAGGACTCGGCGGTGGGCAAGTGGCTCGCCAAGAACGGGGAGGGCGTGCACCACATCGCCTTCGGCACGGCAGACGTCGACGGTGACGCCGCGGACATCCGCTCCAAGGGCGTCCGCGTCCTCTACGACGAGCCCCGCATCGGCTCGATGGGCTCCCGCATCACCTTCCTCCACCCCAAGGACTGCCATGGCGTCCTCACGGAACTGGTCACCTCGGCGAAGCCGTCCGCTGACCACTCCTCAGCGGAGCACTGA